The following nucleotide sequence is from Rhodobacter sp. CZR27.
GCGGGCGCTGTGCCCGGGGGCCGAGCTGAAGAGCGCCGAGGCCTTCACCGCCGTGGTGGATGGTCTGGCGCTTGCCATCGGGACCCTCCCGGCCTGAGGGTGGCGCGTCGGGCGCCCACCCGCGAAGGCGCGCCTTGTGCAGGGCGAGGGATCGCCCGCGGCGGTGGTCCCGCATCTGCCGGGATCCTGCCGGTCCGACGGATGTTTCCCCCTTCGTCGGGCATGCTATCAAGGCGACGGGGTCAGCCGCCCGGGTCGGGTCTGACCGATCGCCACGAGGGGGGATGCGGGGTGCGCAAAGCCGTTCGGGAGTTGTATGAGGGCACGAGCCAGCGCGCCCATCGGTTTCGCTACGCCCTGCTGGCCTTCGACCTTGCGACCATCGCCTTCGTGATCGGCACGTCCTTCATGCCCCGCCGTCCGTGGGTCGACGGGGTCGACGTGGTGATCGGCCTGTTCATCCTCTCGGATCTGGTGGCGCGGCTGATGAGCAATCCGCGCCCGATGCGCTTCCTCGTCTATCCGACGACGCTGAGCGACGTGGTCGCCGTCGGCTCGTTCCTTGCGCCGCTGAGCGGAGAGGCCGCAGGCTTCCTGCGCGTGCTGCGCACGCTTCGGCTGCTGCACGCCTATCCGATGCTCTCGCGTCTCCGGCGCGACCTGCCGTTCTTCCGCAAGAACGAGGAGGTGCTTCTCGCGCTGACGAACCTGGTGGTCTTCCTGTTCGTGATGACCGGCATCGTCTATGCCTCCGAACACTCTCGCAACCCCGAGATCCGCAACTACGCGGATGCGCTCTACTTCACTGTGACCGCCCTCACCACGACCGGCTTCGGCGACATCACGCTTGAAGGCACGCGGGGGCGGATGATCTCGATCGTGATCATGATCTGCGGCGTGACGCTGTTCCTGCGGCTCGCCCAGACGCTGTTCCGTCCGAACAAGGTGCGCCATCCCTGCCCCGACTGTGGCCTGCAACTGCATGACTGGGATGCCGTGCACTGCAAGCACTGCGGCCGCGTCGTCAACATCCGCTCCGAAGGCGACTGAGCGGCGCGTGCCGCCGAAAGATGCGGCGCCGCGCATCGCGGGACAATCCCGCGAAACAAGCTCCGTTGAGAAATCTTGCCGGCTTCGACCCCGCCGAAGTTGCAGAATTCGCCGATGGAACCATACTCTGGGGCTGAGATTGCCTTTCCACAGTCCCTTCGGGCGAAAGATCGAGCCGATGTTCGAACAGGCCTCCGATGATCTCTCCCGCGATATTGCGGCAGCCGATTTCGGGATCGGCCGCTGGATATGGGATCTGGACGGCGGCACGATCACCTGGTCGCCGGAGCAGCGCGCGATCTTCGGCCTAGATGAGGCCGGCCCGGAGGTGAGCGTCGCCCGCTTCTGCGACCTCGTGCACCCCGAGGATCGCGCGCGCGTCGTTTCGACGGTGACCGCGACGCTGTCGCTTCGCCGCAGCGGTCACAGCCAGAGCTTCCGCATCCTGCGCGCCGATGGCGGCATCCGGCGCATCCTGAGCCATGCGCGGCTGGAGCTTGACGAGGCCGGGCGGCCTGCCCGCCTGCATGGCCTCGACTGCGACATCACCGAGGTCGCGATCGCGCCAACGCCCGCCGCGGAGACGGCCCGCCCGCCGGTGGTCGGCGCCTTCGACGGCCCGGACCCGCGGGGCCGGGTTCCCGAGGATCGCGAGGCATTGCTGCGTCTAGCGCTAGGCGCCGGGCGCATGGCGGTCTGGGACCTCGACCTTGGCCGGCAGGTGGTCCGGATCGACGAGTCGCTGGCGGCGCTCTTCGGGGTGCCCGGCCTTCCGCGCGAGATCCCGGTCGGCTTCTTCGA
It contains:
- a CDS encoding potassium channel family protein, whose product is MRKAVRELYEGTSQRAHRFRYALLAFDLATIAFVIGTSFMPRRPWVDGVDVVIGLFILSDLVARLMSNPRPMRFLVYPTTLSDVVAVGSFLAPLSGEAAGFLRVLRTLRLLHAYPMLSRLRRDLPFFRKNEEVLLALTNLVVFLFVMTGIVYASEHSRNPEIRNYADALYFTVTALTTTGFGDITLEGTRGRMISIVIMICGVTLFLRLAQTLFRPNKVRHPCPDCGLQLHDWDAVHCKHCGRVVNIRSEGD